TTCGCTGTCGTCGACGTCGAGCTGCTTGATGGCCAGCTGCTTCTCGGCGACCTCGACGGCGGCCGCGGCGACCTCGGCCTGGGCTCTGGCTTCGTCCGCCTGAAGCTGCGTCACCGCGCCGTCGCGCGCCGACCGCTCGATCCGTGCGGCCGTCGCCTCGGCGAGGGCCTGCTGTGCCTTGGCACTTTCCAGCTGAGCAGCGGCGGCGTCGCGTGCGGCGATGAACGGCTGCTGATCGACCACGAACAACACATCGCCCTGCGAGACGGGACTGCCGTTGTCGAATCGAATCTCCTCCAGAATGCCGCCGACGCGGGCACGGATGTCCGACGAATCGGCCGCCTGCGTGCTGCCGGTGAACGTGGCATAGGTCGTGACGCTCCGCACGCTCGGCTGGGCGACGACGACCTCCGGCGGCGGCGGGGCTTCGAACTCGTTGGTGCCACAACTGATGCCAGCGAGCGACATCGTCGCTGCCAGCGACACTGCCGCTACCGTCTTTGCGAACCGATGGCCCATTCGAGCTTCCTTCTGCCGAACTTGACGAGTCGCCGTGCAACCCAGGTTGCGGCGGCCCTTGTTGTATCTGCCGCGGCAGCGGGCTGCAAAGTCGGACCCGACTACGAAGGCCCGCCCGTCGAAAACGTGGGCGTTCCCGACGAGTTTTCGGCAATCGACGACCCGACCTTCGTCCCCGGCGAGGCGGACCTGCGGGTTTGGTGGACGGTCTTTGACGACCCGATGCTCAGCGACATCATCGACGCCGTCGCCGAGAACA
The DNA window shown above is from Planctomycetota bacterium and carries:
- a CDS encoding efflux RND transporter periplasmic adaptor subunit → MGHRFAKTVAAVSLAATMSLAGISCGTNEFEAPPPPEVVVAQPSVRSVTTYATFTGSTQAADSSDIRARVGGILEEIRFDNGSPVSQGDVLFVVDQQPFIAARDAAAAQLESAKAQQALAEATAARIERSARDGAVTQLQADEARAQAEVAAAAVEVAEKQLAIKQLDVDDSEIKAPRAGLIQKASVEEGDLISAGGQTLLATIYDDTTIDVW